Part of the Rhineura floridana isolate rRhiFlo1 chromosome 8, rRhiFlo1.hap2, whole genome shotgun sequence genome is shown below.
aacaaaatgttacagtgtggaCTGTAGAGTGCTCCTTTTCAGCATGACAGTCGCactctcttccaggatactccgcTCTATTCTTTCCCCCCTATGCCATTCAGCCAGCATTCTGAGCAtgatcagtcctcattgggctttttttttttttaagttccccTCATAGAGGTTTTCCCCACTAAAGGTtttgttgtacttctgcaaaccctgGGGTTTCCCCTAAACCTGCTGCTACCTCCCATTTATTCATAGATGTTGCCATTATACATGGATGGGATTACACACTGAGAATTAAGTTCACTGTTAATACATAGGTAGGATGATAACATTTTCATACTTTGTCTTGCAGCCTAGCCGATAGCCAGTTCCCCCATGGAGAAAATTGGCTCCGGGATGATGATAAACCCAGAAGGCAGCATTCAGTGCTGAGGAAAATGAAACGATTCTTGAGTGTTCGTGAAGGCTCTCCCTCCCCAGTGAGAAGGTCCTACCAAAGGCAGTCAAGTGAAAactctgtttttttcccctctcatgAAATGCATCACATTGGTACTTTGCTAGAAATGCACTCCAGAGGGAGACATTTCCCCTCAAATAGCAGGAAAAACCATGAAGGGCCTGATAAGAATATGAAGAGGCATGGGAGCATAGATCTTGGAGTCATTAGAGAAACCAGCAGGAATGATGGTCTGGAGACATGCTACCAGTCCAGTGTGGACGAAAGTGTAGCCAAAGTAAACTCCACAGCCTCTGAAAAGATAGACATTGAAACTGAGGGCAAAGAAGGCAGAGTGGATTCACAAATAAATAGCACTGCTTATGTCCTGCCAGAAAAAGATTCTGAGAGTCAAAGTGAGTCAGAGTCTGACTCTGAGGGACTCACGCTGACCCACCATGTGCCACACAATTGTCCTGAAGATTTGCTAGTATCTCCTTCAGAAATAGCAAACAGGCAACAGGATTTATCCACTGGTGTGAAAGAGGGAAAGGAACTACGGACTCCTCAAAGTACAACATCTGGCAACACCCTAGATAATCAAATGTGGCGATACCCAGATGTTTTTACTTGCCATGTGGCGTCTAACACAAGAACTCCTTCTTTTTCAACAGAGTCTGGGACAATGACTGGAGAAAGCAACTTAAGTACTGAAAGCACTCCTGCTTCTTCTCCTGCTACTATTAATACATTTGACACATGCCACTTCCCGGAACAAGTAGATGCTAGAGAAACTGATATCCTTCATATAGTTGAGTACAGCAATGAGAAAAATAAAGGGCAGCTCTGACAAATCAGAGAGCACCAAGATGTTGTGCTACTGACTCATGCCAtgcagaatatttatttttaatagctCACCTCACAACACCTTGCAGGCTACACCATTCTTCACCATACACCTTTATTTTGATAATACAATTCAAAAATACTCAAACctactttgatttaaatttgccTAAACGTTCAGCTCAAATGGAAGAGGCAAACACGAGATACAGATGTGTGTTatgaaattcacattttctgaaacaacatgataaccaaaacatagccatcttttgagatttgcacttatctgtgttgcaaaagcagttctccaaccaaccaacgtttacagaaatgcataaattagggggacatgtgcataaaaatgaatatattggtaaacataacatacaaaaatacattctattaggagaaattgcttgcaaaaatatgtacattagtctaaactacatataaaatgcatttattaagagaaattcacactaaaatgcttaagaattttcatggggattttaaaaacaattcacagaAATCCTGCAAAAATgacaactgaattcaagattggacaAATGAACCGCGAGCTGAGCTGccagagccttccatccctagtgtgtgcgcgcacatgtgTGTACATACATTATGATGACCCTATCTCAACTGGTGCTGGAGTCTCAACTGGTGCTGGAGTTTGTGAACTCCAAAGAGGGGCAGGAACAACAACTTTCAACATGCACAGTTGTTCCTCTTACTGCAACATTGTGATTGGAGAAGGTACACCACTGAAAATTCTTCCCCAGAGTTCTTAGAAGCCCTGTGTTCAGCATTGGATGTACATATTTTATTCTATGTCATTTCTACCTATTTTTCTACATGCCTCAAAGCAGTGTAGGAAACAAAGACATTTATATAAGTCTCCTTTAATCATTAGTCTCCATGCAATTTAGATTGCACAGAGAGAGAGCATGTAGGACTGCTCCCACGGGCCCTGCCCCACTGTAGAGTCCCCTGTCAGTCCCACACTGTCCATATGTTGGAGAAATGTCTGCAGTGGGGAAGCCTGCTGAATGTGTGTGTAGGCTCTCCCATGAGTTCCCATCTATCTTTTCCTCATATTGACAGGAATAAGATCTCCACTTGCCTGCAACAGGGATGGAAACAGATAATCCTTCCTTTCTATGTGATCTTCCCCCCACCATAAGTAATTTGTTGTTATTGTAACATAaagtcatagaacagtagagttggaaggggtctataaggccattgagtccaaccccctcctcagcgcaggaatccaaattaaagcatacctgactgttggctgtccagctacctcttgaatgcctccagtgttggagagcacaccacctccctaggtagcaTGGATCTAAACACATTCCTTCCCTGTGTTGCAGAGAGATTGTTACAAATCTGCCCCTTCCCATAGTAAACATTCTCTACGCATCATCCCTACAGTGCTAGGATGGGATATGGCACTACAGTCTGTTCTGCACTTTCCCCCACATCGGCCCACAGTATTTAGTGCATGGATGGGATATTACACTACAGTCTTTCAAGGGTAGCATTACTTACTAAAGATAACATGTGGCTAGGTCATGCTTTAAAACAAtgatggccccatctgcactatgaaGCCGttttaaacggtcatggcttcccccaaagagactATAGtttgttccctgggaagagggattgattgttaaaccactctgagaactgcagctctgtgaggggaataggagcttcctaacaactctcagcacccttaacaaactacaattcccaggattctttgggggaaaccatgactatttaaagtagtgtgataccactttaaacataaAGTACAGATGTGGCCAATTACTTCTTTCACCACAACAAATGGTCATTTCCTTAAGATCCATCCTTTCCCTCCAAATTGATACCTTTCTTCTCAGTtgtgtgaacaaataaatattagtTTTCTTTAACCATGAAATCTCTAACAAGTTTGACATTTTGCAGAAGAAGCTTGTAACAGTTCAACACCGGAATCATATCATCAGTTTATGTCAGGCCTTCTTTAATCAGTGTGACATTTCTGATAGCATTTTTAAATAGAAAGACACAGATCTATTTCAATGGCCTTCTTCAATGGAAAACAAAActggtttaaaaacacatgcagaaaaccttgaaaaacagcatttgcttatacaaatattatgAACATTATTTGCTTGAAATGGGATATCATTAAAATGGCTTCATTTCTCTTGAATTATCCTTTTAATAACTAATGCCTCTCCAaacctttctttcttctttcttagtAAAATTGTACTAACAGCTTTAATAGCTGACTCAACCTAAGTCAGGAGGCAAAGATAATCCTAATGATTAACATTACGATAGGTATGGCATTCCTGCACATATCCTTATTggtctctctcttacacacagacacagacaccctGAGCACTCAATACTTGAGATCAGTTTTAGTAACTACTATACTATATTGGCacagatatatatgtgtgtgtatatagttgGATaaatacctatttatttattacgtttatataccgccccatagccgaagccctcTAGAAGGCAGTATGAAAGGGCCATTGGCATGTTCAGGGCAAGCATTCACTTTCTCCACTCTGGCACTATCTTTGATAAAATGCAGAGCAAGTTTTTTATAAGATATGGACAGCTACGTATCTATAGTATATCTATAGATACAAGTGTATCTACATTATATATAATGTACCTATAGATACaaatttgtatgtgtgtgctcttttaaataaaaaaggagcTTTCTGCTTTGAAGGTAGCCCTTGGCCAATACTTGGGGAGTATTATTTGCATCTACATCAGACATTCCTTACAactccatgttgttgttgtttattgcatAGTTTAAAGAGTCACAAGGACTATTTAGACTGCAAGCCTATGGCTCCTGGGAGAACATTCCAAGCCCCATAggattattatttcttttatttataagTTATTCCTTTTATGTATTAAAATAATTGTATACTGCCTTTTGAGACAATAAGTCTCAAAACACTGTGCAGAAATTCATTTTgtagaaaaaaattaaacaataaaattgtaatacaaataAATAGTGCAGCTGATAAACCAATAGGGTACAAATGAGAAAACTGACAGAACTGAGGGTGGGAGTCAACACTAGTCCTGCACAGAGtaaactcattgaagttaatgggtatGACTAACtttgattcattaatttcaattttttggctgcccatggcagccattttgtgctggcatgcATAGGACTTTTATCAATATAGTTTATGAGTACtggcacttcattttttttttttttaccaaaaaatggCCTGCTGGCACCTAGTGCAAGCAGGATTAGAttccctgcccatcagctgatgagtggggagCTCAATCCTACTTTTGTACATTTGTAGTACGTGAACAACTAATGCAAGGCATCTCTACCATTCCCAcgtctgatgtcacatatgatgtcaagtgtgagacaggtggctgtggtttgggggggggagaaatggccCCATGAGCCAAATGAGAAAGactggcaggccaaatttggcccacaggccagagatCCCCCCCCGTGTTCAACATGGACAGCATCCTGCCCAAACATTTTGAAATCAGACATGAATGAGGAACTGTGCTTTTGTTTAATAGATTTATTAATAGGTTTCCATTTAGAGCgtttcatgaatcagcttacaggttacacagaactCAGCAGCACTACTAagagctttaccaacagcacaatccaaactatatctactcagaagtaagtcctgttgagttctaggggggcttagtcccttagtacgtgtgtttagaattgcagccttcaggggcatccatttttactcctgaatgctcccatctaacatctccacaacactaggctcctttcttcctacagtgaccttctgatgactggcctggcctgaagtcacttaaacccttcttgccgaaagtaagtaggctaaattaaatgttccctacccaggctccatcttttagctaagatgtctagcttaatttccagtcagatatttttttaaattgtacactccaagcaactgtgattgatgcttaatgtatcatgcttaatgacatcacttgggcccaccccatgacatcactcgggcccacccctaaagtctcaggttttgggatgcttctgacctggcaaccctaatccccttACCCAGCATAAGCAAGGATGGGCAAGCACCCTACTTGCGTTAACTGAGTGTTACTGTTGGGAGCACGCGCACACCCGAGCGCTTCACCTCAGGTGGACTGTTGGAGTGCATTGATCTTGCCAGCGCAGCCGCCTCCATGTGAGAGGCGAGGGTGGCTGCTCCGCATCAGCAGGTCCCTCTCCATCAGAGGGGGGGCTGCTCAGAGGTGGCAGAGACGCTGGCTTGGGAAGAGGAGGATCGTCAGGTGGAGtggcaactgcctgactgggATGGGCCTCCTCTTGAGTAAATGGGGTGGAGCCCTCACTGTCCAGGGTGAGAGAGTTCTCAGAGTCCTGCACACCAGTCAGCCCATCAGTGGAACTGTCATCCCATTCCGGGTCCTCTGGGCTCATGACAGTCAATTTCGCAGAATATGATATACCTAAAGGGCTAAACCTACATTTTTAGAAATAGGCCTCCTGTGCAGTAAGATATGGAGGCCTAACAAACTAATTCTGAAGGGTCAAAACAGAAGACTATGCTGAATATATACTGCTGTCACTGATTCTAGATATTGCTCTTGGTGAATACTGAGGAGCAAACTCAACCTCTTGATACACTGACATTTAGTCCCCAAACCAGAGACATTTTTATTCAGTAAAAAAGATTGGAACTcagttcactcactcactcactcacttatttatttattagatttattagttgcccatctggctggttgtccagccactctgggcgacatacagaataaaaacatataattatatagaacattaaaaatctcaacaacaataatagaacctaacccaccccaaaagcctgtccgaAGAGCATGTTACAAAGCCCCTGCTCCCGAAGAATGCTGAGCCAAAGAGCGACAAAGAGTCTGCACTATTCATTTTGCTTTGCTACGCCCTTGACAGGATTTATTAATCATTCTTCTGCATCTGGATGCAAAAGGCAATGGGACAGATCAAACAATGACATTTGAATGAGGGATCAATGAACAGAGAAGTTTGTAGGATCTTTGAGACTATGTTAAGGACGGTTATCCTTCTGGTTGAAATAAGAACTACGTGGCTTGTATATGATAACAGTTCCTGCAAATTTAAATATGCTGTTTGTCTCCACCAAAGGGCTCCAGTCAAAATAGGAGAAGGCAGTGATTTGGGAGGGAAATAAAGAGGTGTAAATCAAAGTCAGCAAAAAACCCTTTGGAGATTTCCACCCCATTACATTTGGATTTGCCCCCTTTTATGCCTCACAACAATAGAGGAGTTTCTTTGTATGACACAGATAACTTCTTCCATTCCCTTTTCCCACAGCATAAATCGCTAAGACAGCACAACTAAGCAAAGTCATTTGCAATTGAAAACAAATTGGTCAAATAAAGTGAGAACGGGACAACCGTGAAGGGCATTTTTTGGTTCAACTTTAATTTATCCACACATCTGCATCTAAAACCAGGTCTAACCAATCTTGCCCAGTGGGAATTAATGAGAAATTCAGCTTTTGAAATATCAGTTCATGGGCCACTCAATGGATTTTGGGTCGCATTTGACCTTAATTAAATGAAAAATGAGAGTTGCAGTGCTCCTAATGGCCAAATCAGGATCTGAAAGATGGGGTGCTAACGCCATTGTCAGAAGTGAAGTTTAAACTGCTTTTGGCAATTTCCACGTCTGCATGGAATTACCCCCCTTCTGCTGTGCAAGTGACAGATCAcagactgacagtgcaatcctgtgtaagtcccattgattagaCTATGCATACTTGTATGGGAATAAGCCCTATTGGACTTAGTCATACTTATTTCTTCTATGTaaaccatgcataggattgagtGCTAAAAGGCATTTTTTATCACAATGATAAAAGCATCCTTATTAATATGAACTGAAGCCACCTACCTATAATGCAACACAAAGAAGTGTTCCAAATTCAGACAAGCCAGGACTCCTCTTTCCATTaccactgctgggaggaaggggaaatccTGTTTGCCATGAACAATGTTATTTTCCCCTTTTTCCAGTTAGGCTTGTATGCTACTCCCCCCACTGAGAAAAGAAATGTACCACTGGAAGTGCATAGTGAGTGAACACAATGAGACGTATAACATTATTTGAATAGTGAGACTGCTCTATGAGCACCACCATCCCTGCATTCAGCCCAAATGCACCCTTCCCTCTCCAGAGCTGAGCTCTGGGGAGGAAAATGGTTTGGAGAGAATGAAGCAGATGCTAGCTACACACTGCTCTGATTGGCTGTCCCATGAGGTCACCAAGAATCTTCACCCATGCAACTATTCCCCATCCCAAGGGCAGCTTTGCACTTTCAGAATCTTTCCTTTTTATTAATGAGCAACATATGAATGGATACCCACAGAAATATCCAGGTGGATAGCCTAACTGGTTGTTGTAGTACTTCCAGCATCAAaggcagcatgcctttgaatactaATTGCTGGGGAAGAACAGCAGAAAAAGGCTCTTGCAttcatgcaggcttcccatagccagggatggggaatctatgactcttcagatgttgtgggattccattcccatcatccttgaccataggctatgttggctggggttgatgggagttggagtccaacaacatctggagggccacaggttctcccccACTgctataggtatctggttggccactgtgagtactgGACTGCTGGAGCGAATAAGCCTCTGGTCTGATCCGGTTCTTGTGAAGCTTGAGGGCAATGGGTCAGTTCAGTTCACTGGTCTGTCATTTCAGTTGCAAAGCCAGGTTCACTGGGAGCTCTCTTTTTATATTGGGTTctagtcaactaaatcctactcagagtagacccactaaaacgaaagaacctaagttagtcatgtcaattAACTTGAATGTGTCTCCTCCTGAGTAGGATtagaattgaataccacccataacgTCTGTATTCACTCAAAATGATTTTTTCCATTGAACACATGAAAGCCTTCATCATGTGTTTGCTGGAAAGCATGAGTACTGTATTGAACATTAGCTTCCCTATGAAGCACCTTACATGGGAAATAGCCCCTGAGGGAATGTatacagactagggttgccaggttcatagcctgagactcatcctgtatctttaggagaagagaaagtcagccaagtgcaggtgttcttgctacactgtaatgggaaaaaacacaaggtggaattctcccttccccctgcacaacttttaaagatatagaagacctcttggttgccaggcccagcctcccagaggtcttctgtatctttaaaagttgtgcagggggaagggagaattcgaccttgtggtttttctcattacagtgttgcaagaacacctgcacttggctgactttctcttctcctaaagatacaggatcagtctcaggccatgaacctagcaaccctaatacAGACCCAGGACAGAATGCAAACTCTGAGAAAGAGCTGGTAGACCAACCCTGATTAGGCCTAGCAGACCTCCTGGAATCCTGCTCTCCCTTCAGTTCCTTGAGAAAAAATCCTATTCAAATGATTTACAGGACAATTTTATACATACTGATTCAGAAGTAAAttgcactgagttcagtggggctaacCCCCAGTAAAtgggtatagggttgcagcctaaggcAGCTATCCAGTACCTACACAAACTTAAACAAGGACTCACTTCCAAGTTGATTCAAGAATTTTCACGTTTTCTTTAATGCTCCCTCTTCCCCCGTCCTCACCACCCCCATCCAAAATCATTTGACTCACTGCATTTAGGGCAGGGTTATTTTATCTGCATGATGCAAATCTCTGTCCATGCATATCTACTCCCTCTGCCCATGCTGCTTCGCTTTACGAGCAGATTTTGCAAATCCAACTCTATTATTCCCACGATCAAAAACACAATAATAAGCAGACATAAACACATCTCCCAGAATCCACATTTGTGTGTTGAGGGTGCCAAGATCGAGAGCCTGAAAACCACTAATACACAAAGATTCTTCTCCGTTGGTTTCCTGTCACAGAAAAAAGCAAATACTTCTGTTTTGGTGATGTGCTTCCACTAGTGCTTGAACCACAACTGGAGGCTTTTGTTTCATGAGCATTTTGGCCCCTGCAAAACACATTTTTGACAATTTTTTGCACTCTTTGGCTAAAGGGTACAGGATTGCCCATAAGGAAGAAGGTG
Proteins encoded:
- the BEST3 gene encoding bestrophin-3 isoform X2, encoding MTVTYSSKVANATFFGFHRLLLKWKGSIYKLLYREFFLFACLYTAISLLYRFILTGSQKRYFEKLSIYCDKYAEQIPVTFVLVSTAVYKRFPTMDHVVEGGFMTPEERKIFDDLKSPHLKYWIPFVWFGNLAAKARQDGRIRDSVDLQTLMTEMNRYRSWCSLLFGYDWVGIPLVYTQVVTLAVYTFFFTCLIGRQFLDPDQHYQGHDLDLYIPIFTLLQFFFYAGWLKVAEQLINPFGEDDDDFETNWCIDRNLQVSLLAVDEMHMNLPKMKKDIYWDDSSARPPYTLAAADFCIPSFLGSTIEMGLADSQFPHGENWLRDDDKPRRQHSVLRKMKRFLSVREGSPSPVRRSYQRQSSENSVFFPSHEMHHIGTLLEMHSRGRHFPSNSRKNHEGPDKNMKRHGSIDLGVIRETSRNDGLETCYQSSVDESVAKVNSTASEKIDIETEGKEGRVDSQINSTAYVLPEKDSESQSESESDSEGLTLTHHVPHNCPEDLLVSPSEIANRQQDLSTGVKEGKELRTPQSTTSGNTLDNQMWRYPDVFTCHVASNTRTPSFSTESGTMTGESNLSTESTPASSPATINTFDTCHFPEQVDARETDILHIVEYSNEKNKGQL
- the BEST3 gene encoding bestrophin-3 isoform X3, producing MTVTYSSKVANATFFGFHRLLLKWKGSIYKLLYREFFLFACLYTAISLLYRFILTGSQKRYFEKLSIYCDKYAEQIPVTFVLGFMTPEERKIFDDLKSPHLKYWIPFVWFGNLAAKARQDGRIRDSVDLQTLMTEMNRYRSWCSLLFGYDWVGIPLVYTQVVTLAVYTFFFTCLIGRQFLDPDQHYQGHDLDLYIPIFTLLQFFFYAGWLKVAEQLINPFGEDDDDFETNWCIDRNLQVSLLAVDEMHMNLPKMKKDIYWDDSSARPPYTLAAADFCIPSFLGSTIEMGLADSQFPHGENWLRDDDKPRRQHSVLRKMKRFLSVREGSPSPVRRSYQRQSSENSVFFPSHEMHHIGTLLEMHSRGRHFPSNSRKNHEGPDKNMKRHGSIDLGVIRETSRNDGLETCYQSSVDESVAKVNSTASEKIDIETEGKEGRVDSQINSTAYVLPEKDSESQSESESDSEGLTLTHHVPHNCPEDLLVSPSEIANRQQDLSTGVKEGKELRTPQSTTSGNTLDNQMWRYPDVFTCHVASNTRTPSFSTESGTMTGESNLSTESTPASSPATINTFDTCHFPEQVDARETDILHIVEYSNEKNKGQL
- the BEST3 gene encoding bestrophin-3 isoform X4, producing MFLISSTVQGRDQYGRLLRRTLMRYVNLTSLLIFRSVSTAVYKRFPTMDHVVEGGFMTPEERKIFDDLKSPHLKYWIPFVWFGNLAAKARQDGRIRDSVDLQTLMTEMNRYRSWCSLLFGYDWVGIPLVYTQVVTLAVYTFFFTCLIGRQFLDPDQHYQGHDLDLYIPIFTLLQFFFYAGWLKVAEQLINPFGEDDDDFETNWCIDRNLQVSLLAVDEMHMNLPKMKKDIYWDDSSARPPYTLAAADFCIPSFLGSTIEMGLADSQFPHGENWLRDDDKPRRQHSVLRKMKRFLSVREGSPSPVRRSYQRQSSENSVFFPSHEMHHIGTLLEMHSRGRHFPSNSRKNHEGPDKNMKRHGSIDLGVIRETSRNDGLETCYQSSVDESVAKVNSTASEKIDIETEGKEGRVDSQINSTAYVLPEKDSESQSESESDSEGLTLTHHVPHNCPEDLLVSPSEIANRQQDLSTGVKEGKELRTPQSTTSGNTLDNQMWRYPDVFTCHVASNTRTPSFSTESGTMTGESNLSTESTPASSPATINTFDTCHFPEQVDARETDILHIVEYSNEKNKGQL
- the BEST3 gene encoding bestrophin-3 isoform X5 — encoded protein: MRYVNLTSLLIFRSVSTAVYKRFPTMDHVVEGGFMTPEERKIFDDLKSPHLKYWIPFVWFGNLAAKARQDGRIRDSVDLQTLMTEMNRYRSWCSLLFGYDWVGIPLVYTQVVTLAVYTFFFTCLIGRQFLDPDQHYQGHDLDLYIPIFTLLQFFFYAGWLKVAEQLINPFGEDDDDFETNWCIDRNLQVSLLAVDEMHMNLPKMKKDIYWDDSSARPPYTLAAADFCIPSFLGSTIEMGLADSQFPHGENWLRDDDKPRRQHSVLRKMKRFLSVREGSPSPVRRSYQRQSSENSVFFPSHEMHHIGTLLEMHSRGRHFPSNSRKNHEGPDKNMKRHGSIDLGVIRETSRNDGLETCYQSSVDESVAKVNSTASEKIDIETEGKEGRVDSQINSTAYVLPEKDSESQSESESDSEGLTLTHHVPHNCPEDLLVSPSEIANRQQDLSTGVKEGKELRTPQSTTSGNTLDNQMWRYPDVFTCHVASNTRTPSFSTESGTMTGESNLSTESTPASSPATINTFDTCHFPEQVDARETDILHIVEYSNEKNKGQL